A region from the Vicia villosa cultivar HV-30 ecotype Madison, WI linkage group LG3, Vvil1.0, whole genome shotgun sequence genome encodes:
- the LOC131657185 gene encoding dirigent protein 11-like → MSLSHTFIFLFSIITLIISNGVFSQQSNIILPSEQQRNTEKLTHIHFYYHDIRTKKNPTMIQIIDTPKNVANGFGSVFMMDDAMTEGPELSSKHIGRAQGLIGLSSLHDIAECMLINLVFDEGSYGGSTLSMLGRNPISKQNRETSIVGGTGVFRFARGFAIANSVNSISTPQHYIVEYNITVSHP, encoded by the coding sequence ATGTCTCTTTCACATactttcatctttctcttctccattatCACACTCATAATTTCCAATGGAGTTTTCTCACAACAATCCAACATCATATTACCCTCCGAACAACAACGAAACACCGAAAAACTAACACATATCCACTTCTACTACCACGACATCAGAACCAAAAAAAACCCTACCATGATACAAATCATCGACACGCCAAAAAACGTGGCTAATGGATTTGGTTCAGTCTTTATGATGGATGATGCAATGACGGAAGGACCGGAGTTAAGTTCAAAGCACATTGGAAGAGCTCAAGGGCTAATAggtctttcatcacttcatgatATTGCTGAGTGTATGTTGATAAATTTAGTTTTTGATGAAGGGAGTTATGGTGGAAGTACGCTAAGTATGTTGGGGAGGAACCCTATTTCAAAGCAAAATAGAGAAACAAGTATTGTTGGTGGAACTGGTGTTTTTAGGTTTGCTAGAGGCTTTGCTATTGCGAATAGTGTTAACTCCATTTCTACACCTCAACATTATATTGTTGAGTATAATATTACTGTTTCTCATCCCTAA